In Sporichthyaceae bacterium, a single window of DNA contains:
- a CDS encoding YcnI family protein produces MMRSTMGSGLVVALALVVVGAPLASAHVTVSSDSTTKGSGASLTFRVPNERDEASTTAVEVDFPTDHPLTGVSVLSKPGWTFSATEATAASTASPAATTSASPSATPTPSATAMSSAMPGMNMGGMSGMGGMHGNVFLRAPATDDDDTAAVTAITWHIDSAVSAIPPGGYDLFTVQVPKLPTDTDTLTFKAVQTYSSGEVVRWIEVAAPGTAEPEHPAPTLQLTDAAMTMPPTAMPTPAGGMTMTSTPMAGGMSMDMGPSRDDTVNVALGLGIAGLFLGLVAGTLGGAALARSRGTKSGD; encoded by the coding sequence ATGATGCGCTCGACAATGGGCTCGGGGCTGGTGGTAGCACTGGCCCTGGTGGTCGTTGGTGCGCCGCTGGCGAGCGCTCACGTGACGGTCAGTTCGGACTCGACCACGAAGGGCAGTGGGGCGTCGCTGACCTTCCGGGTGCCCAACGAGCGCGACGAGGCCTCCACCACCGCGGTCGAGGTCGACTTCCCGACCGATCACCCGCTGACCGGCGTCAGCGTGCTGTCCAAGCCGGGCTGGACCTTCAGCGCCACCGAGGCGACCGCGGCGAGCACGGCGAGCCCCGCGGCCACCACCTCGGCGAGTCCGTCGGCGACGCCCACACCGAGCGCGACCGCGATGTCGTCCGCGATGCCGGGCATGAACATGGGCGGGATGTCGGGGATGGGTGGCATGCACGGCAACGTTTTCCTCCGGGCCCCGGCCACGGATGACGACGACACCGCGGCGGTCACCGCGATCACCTGGCACATCGATTCCGCGGTCAGCGCGATCCCGCCCGGCGGCTATGACCTGTTCACCGTGCAGGTGCCCAAGCTGCCCACGGACACCGACACCTTGACGTTCAAAGCGGTGCAGACCTACAGCTCCGGCGAGGTCGTGCGGTGGATCGAGGTGGCCGCTCCGGGCACCGCCGAGCCGGAACACCCCGCACCGACCCTGCAGTTGACCGACGCCGCGATGACCATGCCGCCGACCGCGATGCCCACGCCCGCGGGCGGCATGACGATGACCAGCACGCCGATGGCCGGTGGCATGTCGATGGACATGGGCCCCTCCCGCGACGACACCGTCAACGTCGCACTGGGTTTGGGCATCGCCGGGTTGTTCCTCGGCCTGGTCGCCGGGACGTTGGGCGGTGCGGCGCTGGCGCGGTCGCGGGGCACCAAGAGCGGGGACTGA
- the topA gene encoding type I DNA topoisomerase, with protein MPAKASSKSAAGDRALVIVESPTKARKIAGYLGGSYVVESSYGHIRDLPNGAAEVPAKYKGEPWARLGVDVDHGFTPLYVVAADKKAQVKKLRDALDGVDRLYLATDEDREGEAIAWHLHELLAPTVPVHRMVFHEITERAILEAVANPRALDQQLVDAQETRRILDRLYGYEVSPVLWKKIMPRLSAGRVQSVATRLVVERERERMAFRSASYWDLQAEFDTGRTSAGADDPTTFSARLVQLDGKRVATGRDFSTIGELRGAGEVAHLDEASAGALAGRLRSSAFSVRRVERKPYTRRPYAPFRTTTLQQEAGRKLGFGAKRTMQVAQKLYENGFITYMRTDSTTLSETAIAAARAQAAQLYGADHVPDAPRRYESKQKTAQEAHEAIRPAGESFLTPAQTRLSGDEFRLYELVWMRTVASQMKDATGQSVTVRIGGRSSSGEDAEFSASGKIITFHGFLKAYVEGADDPDAELDDRESRLPQVAEDDPLTARQITAEPHETRAPARYTEASLVSELEQRDIGRPSTYASIIGTILDRGYVFKKGTALVPAWLAFSVVGLLEQHFPHLVDYEFTARMEDVLDDIANGEARMVDWLSRFYFGAENGASNGQSVGLKKLVSEHINEIDARAVNSVPIGEGFVVRVGRYGPYVERERDGEVERGNIPEGLPPDELTVEMAQQLIAAPSDDRVLGPDPVTGREVVAKNGRFGPYVTEVLPEGAKDKPRTSSLFRSMSLDTVDLDTALQLLTLPRTLGEVDGEPVLASNGRYGPYVKKGSETRSLSAEEQLLTVDLDAALALLATPKQRGRAAAAAPLRELGVDPVSGKPMVVKDGRFGPYVTDGESNASLRKDDEVESLTDERAAELLADRRARGPAKKVARKAPAKKAAPAKKTAAKKTAAKKAPTKKAAAKKSSDS; from the coding sequence GTGCCCGCCAAAGCTTCAAGCAAGTCCGCCGCCGGCGACCGGGCCCTGGTCATCGTGGAATCGCCGACCAAGGCCCGCAAGATCGCCGGGTACCTCGGCGGCAGCTATGTGGTCGAGTCCTCCTACGGCCACATCCGCGACCTGCCCAACGGCGCCGCGGAGGTACCCGCGAAGTACAAGGGCGAGCCATGGGCCCGCCTCGGGGTGGACGTCGACCACGGTTTCACCCCGCTCTACGTGGTCGCCGCGGACAAGAAGGCCCAGGTCAAAAAGCTCAGGGACGCCCTCGACGGGGTGGACCGTCTCTACCTCGCCACGGATGAGGACCGCGAGGGCGAGGCCATCGCCTGGCACCTGCACGAATTGCTCGCGCCCACCGTCCCGGTGCACCGCATGGTGTTCCACGAGATCACCGAACGGGCCATCCTCGAGGCGGTCGCCAACCCGCGCGCCTTGGACCAGCAACTGGTCGACGCGCAGGAGACCCGCCGCATCCTCGACCGGTTGTACGGCTACGAGGTCTCCCCGGTGTTGTGGAAGAAGATCATGCCGCGGCTGTCCGCGGGCCGGGTCCAGTCGGTGGCCACCCGGCTGGTGGTGGAGCGCGAGCGAGAGCGCATGGCGTTCCGCTCCGCGTCGTACTGGGATCTGCAGGCCGAGTTCGACACCGGGCGCACCTCCGCGGGAGCGGACGACCCGACCACCTTCTCCGCGCGGCTGGTCCAGCTGGACGGCAAGCGAGTGGCCACCGGGCGGGACTTCTCCACCATCGGTGAGCTGCGCGGCGCCGGCGAGGTCGCGCACCTCGACGAGGCGTCCGCGGGTGCGCTGGCCGGTCGGCTGCGCTCGTCGGCGTTCAGCGTGCGTCGGGTGGAGCGCAAGCCGTACACCCGCCGCCCGTATGCGCCGTTCCGCACCACCACGCTGCAGCAGGAGGCCGGCCGCAAGCTCGGTTTCGGCGCCAAGCGCACCATGCAGGTCGCGCAGAAGCTGTACGAGAACGGCTTCATCACCTACATGCGTACCGACTCCACCACGTTGTCCGAGACGGCGATCGCCGCGGCCCGGGCGCAGGCCGCGCAGCTCTACGGTGCCGACCACGTGCCGGACGCGCCGCGGCGGTACGAGTCCAAGCAGAAGACCGCGCAGGAGGCACACGAGGCGATCCGCCCGGCCGGCGAGTCCTTCCTGACACCGGCTCAGACCCGGTTGTCCGGTGATGAGTTCCGGCTCTACGAGCTGGTCTGGATGCGTACCGTTGCCTCCCAGATGAAGGACGCCACCGGTCAGTCGGTGACCGTGCGCATCGGCGGCCGGTCGTCGAGCGGTGAGGACGCGGAGTTCTCCGCCAGCGGCAAGATCATCACCTTCCACGGCTTCCTCAAGGCCTACGTGGAGGGCGCGGACGACCCGGACGCCGAACTGGACGACCGGGAGAGCCGGCTGCCGCAGGTGGCGGAGGACGACCCGCTGACGGCCCGTCAAATCACCGCCGAGCCGCACGAGACTCGGGCACCGGCGCGCTACACCGAGGCCTCGTTGGTTTCCGAGCTGGAGCAGCGCGACATCGGTCGGCCGTCCACCTATGCCTCGATCATCGGCACGATCCTGGACCGCGGTTACGTGTTCAAGAAGGGCACCGCGTTGGTGCCTGCGTGGTTGGCGTTCTCCGTGGTCGGCTTGTTGGAGCAGCACTTCCCGCATCTGGTGGACTACGAGTTCACCGCGCGCATGGAGGACGTGCTCGACGACATCGCCAACGGTGAGGCGCGGATGGTCGATTGGCTGTCCCGGTTCTACTTCGGTGCCGAGAACGGTGCCAGCAATGGGCAGTCGGTCGGGCTGAAGAAGCTGGTCAGCGAGCACATCAACGAGATCGACGCCCGCGCGGTGAACTCGGTGCCGATCGGCGAGGGCTTTGTGGTGCGGGTCGGCCGCTACGGGCCGTATGTGGAGCGCGAGCGCGACGGGGAGGTGGAGCGGGGCAACATTCCCGAGGGCCTGCCGCCGGACGAGCTCACCGTGGAGATGGCGCAGCAGCTGATCGCGGCTCCGTCCGATGACCGGGTGCTGGGCCCGGACCCGGTGACCGGTCGCGAGGTGGTGGCGAAGAACGGCCGGTTCGGGCCGTATGTCACCGAGGTGCTGCCGGAGGGGGCCAAGGACAAGCCGCGCACCTCGTCGTTGTTCCGCTCGATGAGCCTGGACACCGTGGACCTGGACACCGCGCTGCAGTTGCTCACCCTGCCGCGCACGCTCGGTGAGGTGGACGGCGAGCCAGTGTTGGCCTCCAACGGCCGGTACGGGCCGTACGTGAAGAAGGGCAGCGAGACCCGTTCGCTGTCCGCCGAGGAGCAGTTGCTCACCGTCGACCTGGACGCGGCGCTGGCGCTGTTGGCCACGCCGAAACAGCGTGGCCGGGCCGCCGCCGCCGCGCCGCTGCGTGAGCTGGGCGTGGACCCGGTCAGCGGCAAGCCGATGGTGGTGAAGGACGGGCGCTTCGGGCCCTACGTCACCGACGGGGAGTCCAACGCCAGCCTGCGCAAGGACGACGAGGTCGAGTCGCTGACCGACGAGCGGGCCGCGGAACTGTTGGCCGACCGCCGGGCGCGCGGCCCGGCGAAGAAGGTTGCCCGCAAGGCCCCGGCGAAGAAGGCTGCGCCTGCCAAGAAGACCGCGGCCAAGAAGACCGCCGCGAAGAAAGCCCCGACCAAGAAGGCTGCCGCCAAAAAGTCCTCCGACAGCTAA
- a CDS encoding sodium-translocating pyrophosphatase, whose amino-acid sequence MSGINLAAESSGKVTLHGSNLTIVVVVALVAISALGVAGYLVKEVLRADEGTDKMKEIAAAIQEGASAYLTRQFRTLSVFAVIAFGVLFLLPADSSKERIGRSIFFLVGALFSAVTGYTGMWLAVRANVRVAAAARVGRGGELPATRIAFRTGGVAGMFTVGLGLLGASIVVLIYKDQAPKVLEGFGFGAALLAMFMRVGGGIFTKAADVGADLVGKVEQGIPEDDPRNAATIADNVGDNVGDCAGMAADLFESYAVTLVAALILGVAAFGNDGLVFPLIVPMIGVLTAIIGIFAVSPRPNDRSGMAAINRGFFISAVASAILCAGAAFAFLPDSYDGLHNVSPTAGMVVGDKFTVDGDPRLFAIVAVLIGIVLAAAIQQLTGYFTETNRRPVKDIGRTSLTGPATVILAGISVGLESAVYSAVLIGLAVYAAYLLGSGVLILALFAVALAGTGLLTTVGVIVAMDTFGPVSDNAQGVAEMSGDVHGEGSIVLTQLDAVGNTTKAITKGIAIATAVLAATALFGSYQDAVGNAIADTGVNLGDKGLRTQQAIGVFEIINPNILVGLILGASVVFLFSGLAINAVARAAGAIVFEVRRQFREIPGIMDGTGKPEYGRVVDICTRDSLRELATPGLLAIMAPIAVGFGLGTAPLAGFLAGAIGAGVLMAVFLANSGGAWDNAKKLVEDGHHGGKGSPAHEATIIGDTVGDPFKDTAGPAINPLIKVMNLVSLLIAPAVVKLTIGSDENSGLRAGIAIVAVVIIIGAVFNSKRKDIAVGDSPSPSPSSTSSSMPIG is encoded by the coding sequence ATGTCAGGGATCAACCTCGCCGCCGAAAGCAGCGGGAAGGTAACCCTGCACGGGTCGAACCTGACGATCGTCGTCGTGGTTGCCCTTGTGGCCATCTCCGCTCTCGGCGTGGCCGGTTACCTGGTCAAAGAGGTGCTGCGCGCCGACGAGGGCACCGACAAGATGAAGGAGATCGCGGCTGCGATCCAAGAGGGCGCCTCGGCGTATCTGACCCGTCAGTTCCGCACCCTGTCGGTGTTTGCGGTCATCGCGTTCGGTGTGCTCTTCCTACTGCCCGCGGATTCCAGCAAGGAACGCATAGGTCGCTCAATCTTTTTCCTGGTCGGCGCACTGTTCTCCGCGGTCACCGGCTACACGGGCATGTGGTTGGCGGTCCGCGCCAATGTGCGCGTGGCCGCAGCCGCCCGGGTCGGGCGCGGGGGCGAACTGCCCGCCACCCGCATCGCATTCCGCACCGGTGGTGTGGCCGGCATGTTCACCGTCGGTCTGGGTCTGCTCGGCGCCTCGATCGTGGTGCTGATCTACAAGGACCAGGCCCCCAAGGTGCTGGAGGGCTTCGGCTTCGGCGCCGCCCTGCTGGCCATGTTCATGCGTGTCGGCGGCGGCATCTTCACCAAGGCCGCGGACGTCGGCGCGGACCTGGTCGGCAAGGTCGAGCAAGGAATCCCGGAGGACGACCCGCGCAACGCCGCGACCATCGCGGACAACGTCGGTGACAACGTCGGTGACTGCGCCGGAATGGCCGCGGACCTGTTCGAGTCCTACGCCGTCACGCTGGTCGCCGCGCTGATCCTGGGTGTGGCCGCCTTCGGCAACGACGGCCTGGTCTTCCCGCTGATCGTGCCGATGATCGGCGTGCTCACCGCGATCATCGGCATCTTCGCGGTGTCCCCACGGCCGAATGACCGCAGCGGTATGGCCGCCATCAACCGCGGCTTCTTCATCTCCGCGGTCGCCTCGGCCATCCTCTGCGCCGGCGCTGCATTCGCCTTCCTGCCGGACTCCTACGACGGGTTGCACAACGTCTCGCCGACGGCGGGGATGGTGGTCGGCGACAAGTTCACTGTGGACGGCGACCCGCGCCTGTTCGCGATCGTCGCGGTGCTCATCGGCATCGTGCTGGCCGCCGCTATCCAGCAGCTCACCGGCTACTTCACGGAGACCAACCGGCGGCCGGTCAAGGACATCGGCCGCACCTCGCTGACCGGGCCGGCCACGGTCATCCTGGCCGGTATCTCGGTGGGTCTGGAGTCCGCGGTGTACTCCGCGGTGCTGATCGGCCTGGCCGTCTATGCGGCCTACCTGCTCGGCTCGGGCGTGCTGATCCTGGCGCTGTTCGCGGTGGCCCTGGCCGGTACCGGCCTGCTCACCACAGTCGGCGTCATCGTCGCCATGGACACCTTTGGCCCGGTCTCGGACAACGCCCAGGGTGTTGCGGAGATGTCCGGCGACGTGCACGGCGAGGGCTCCATCGTGCTCACCCAGCTGGACGCGGTCGGCAACACCACCAAGGCCATCACCAAGGGCATCGCGATCGCCACCGCCGTCTTGGCCGCCACCGCGCTGTTCGGCTCCTACCAGGACGCGGTGGGCAACGCGATCGCCGACACCGGGGTCAATCTCGGCGACAAGGGTCTACGCACCCAGCAGGCGATCGGCGTGTTCGAGATCATCAACCCGAACATCCTGGTCGGCTTGATCCTCGGCGCCTCGGTGGTGTTCCTGTTCTCCGGCCTGGCCATCAACGCGGTGGCCCGCGCGGCCGGCGCGATCGTGTTCGAGGTACGCCGCCAGTTCCGGGAGATCCCCGGCATCATGGACGGCACCGGCAAGCCGGAGTACGGCAGGGTCGTGGACATCTGCACCCGCGACTCGCTGCGCGAGTTGGCCACCCCCGGTCTGCTCGCGATCATGGCCCCGATCGCGGTCGGGTTCGGCCTGGGCACCGCCCCGCTGGCCGGCTTCCTCGCCGGTGCGATCGGCGCCGGCGTGCTGATGGCCGTCTTCTTGGCCAACTCCGGTGGTGCTTGGGACAACGCCAAGAAGCTGGTCGAGGATGGCCATCACGGCGGCAAGGGCTCACCCGCCCACGAGGCCACGATCATCGGTGACACCGTCGGTGACCCGTTCAAGGACACCGCGGGCCCGGCCATCAACCCGCTGATCAAGGTGATGAACCTGGTCTCGCTGTTGATCGCGCCGGCCGTGGTGAAGCTGACCATCGGCAGCGACGAGAACAGCGGGCTGCGTGCGGGCATTGCCATCGTGGCCGTGGTGATCATCATCGGGGCCGTGTTCAACTCCAAGCGCAAGGACATCGCGGTGGGCGACAGCCCGTCTCCATCCCCGTCGAGCACCTCGTCGTCCATGCCCATCGGGTAG
- a CDS encoding ATP-binding protein produces MATVEVRFSPLPVHVRTARLIAATAARRAGVADDILSEVRLAVGEACSRAVGLHMDAGLDEPVVILLHIGESRFDVEVADAVPLELHGRVAESETTSLGLALISGLVDEVEIRPATDGVVVRMSWPTKPD; encoded by the coding sequence TTGGCCACCGTCGAAGTGAGGTTCAGCCCGTTGCCGGTGCACGTGCGCACCGCGCGGCTCATCGCGGCGACCGCCGCACGCCGGGCCGGTGTGGCCGACGACATCCTCTCCGAGGTGCGCCTGGCCGTCGGCGAGGCGTGTTCCCGCGCGGTGGGGCTGCACATGGACGCCGGCCTGGACGAGCCGGTGGTGATCCTCCTGCACATCGGTGAGAGCCGATTCGACGTCGAGGTGGCCGACGCGGTCCCGTTGGAGCTGCACGGGCGCGTCGCCGAATCGGAGACGACCTCCCTGGGCTTGGCGCTGATCAGCGGACTGGTGGACGAGGTGGAAATCCGTCCGGCCACCGACGGGGTGGTGGTCCGGATGAGCTGGCCGACCAAGCCGGACTGA